Part of the Eubacterium sp. 1001713B170207_170306_E7 genome, CGCATCAAGCTGGTGATCGGCACAGTAACGGCGGATGTATTCGGAGAGCAGTTCACATTCTGTTCTGAGATCGTCGATGATTGCGATTTTCATAAAGACATCCCCCTTTCATAGTCGTTGCAATCAAATTTTAACATATTATGTTAAAAAAGACTGGAAATTCAGAATACTAAATCGGTAAAAAAGGCACGTTTTTGGTAAGAGTATTGATTCTGTATTTTTAGACAGGTATGATTAGATTGTCAATTAATATGATCTTAAGAAATGAAGAGCCAACGCTTTTCATCCATTAAGATAACAGCGCGGCGCGTTGTTTCTGCATTACATCAATATGCTTTCACAGTGTGAATACATATCCTCTCATCCAACGTAATGCTGGAAGCAATGCCTGCGCTGTATGAAAAGAGTAACAGTGAGACAATGGCGTTCCCTTCCCGTTATACGGCAGTTTGGAAAACTTGTCTCCCTTTTTATGTTTGATATACCCAGCAGTGGTGTTCAAAATAGAGATTATTGAGAAGAGAGGAGAAGTGTGAAAATGAAGTACAGCGATCTAAAGGGCTGGCAGAAAAAGCGCCTGCTCATGAGCTTTTTCACCTATGTCATTGTTGCGGCGGTCTTTCTGGGAGTGGCGGCAGTCACCATGTACACCGACAAGAAGGCAGAGGATGATTACTGGGTTTCCATGATGCAGACCCCCAAAGAGGTAGAGGAAAGAGCGTCTCAGTTTAACCAGAATGCAACCCAGGTAATGGTCGGGACCTACATCGAAAACCTGAAAGAGATTAACCTTAAAAACTCCAACTACCGCGTGGTGGCATTGATCTGGTTTAAGTGGGAGGGCAACGACGGCCTTGATATGGCTAAGCATTTCCGCATCTACAAAGGAACCATGAATAAAATGGAAACCGTCAAGAATTACCATGAGAATGGTGTCAACTACCAGGCGGTGCGGTGTGATGTGACCATCACCAAGAATTACTGGAACCGGCGGTTCCCGCTGGAGTCCCACCAGCTGCGCATGTATGTCGAGTCTGAGCTTCCGGTAGACGATGTGGTCTTTGTAAATGATGAGGCCAGCGGAATCAACGGCTCCCTTGGCATCTCAGGCTATGACCTGCGCAGAAGTGCGACGGGCACCACGATGATTGAATATGAGGACAATCATGGCGATCCTGAAATGATCGGCGGCATCATTAACGCAGAGCATGTCACTGCCCTGGAGCTTAACCGGGACAGCATGGGCCTTTATGTCAAGTGCTTTATCGCCCTGGTCGGCACCACCACCTGGGTATTGATCACGCTGTTTATCTGTACCTACCACCGGGTCGATCCGCTCAGCATGATACCGGCAGCCCTCTTTGGTACCGTGACCAATATCATGGTTGGCGCGAACCTGCTGCCCGATGCGCTGCAGCTTGGACTCCTGGAATATGTCAATATCTTTGGCATCATGACGATCATGGCAGTGGCCTTGTCCATCATCAACATCAACCGGATCCGGAACAAATATGAAGACCGTGACTTTGCGGCCTTCTACGGACGCATCATGTTTTACACCATCCTGTTCTTTGTGCTCGTTGGGAATATCCTGCTGCCGGTATCCGCCTATATGTTCTAGGAATCGGGGCCTCATATTATGCGTGAACAGATTTATAAGATTGTCAAAAAGGCAGAGCCGGGCGATGTCATCAGCAAATACTATGATATTTTTATCATGGTCATCGCCTTTATCAGCATCTGTCCGCTGATGTTTAAGGAGTCCAACCAGCTCCTGGTGATGATTGATACCGTCACGGTATATATTCTTTTTACCGATTATATTTTTAACTGGATGACCTATGATTACAAGATCAAAAAGCATTCGCCCTGGGTATTTGTGGCCTATCCCTTTACCGCCTGGGCCTTGATCGACCTGATCTCAATCCTGCCGTCCCTCGGACTGCTGGGGGCAGGCTTCAGGATTCTGCGTGTGCTGCGTATCTTTAAGGTGCTGTACTACTCCAAAACCTTTTCCTACGTGGCCAATGTATTTAAAAATGAACGCAAAACCCTGGGCTATGTGCTCATCATCGCCCTGGCCTATATCTTTGTTTCGGCGCTGGCCATGTTCGCCTATGAGCCGGACACCTTTGACGATTTTTTCGAGGCGCTTTACTGGGCCACCACAGCCCTGACCACCGTCGGCTATGGCGATGTGTACCCGGTCACCGCAGTGGGCCGCCTGATCAGCATGATTTCATCCCTTTTTGGTATCGCGGTGATCGCAATGCCCGCCGGTGTCGTTACCGCTGGCTTTATGGATGAAATCGGACGTGCAAAGGAGCTGGAACGCCTTGAAAAGGCAAAAAAGGAGGGGAAAAACCTCGACGAAGTGATCGAGCAAGAACTGGAGGAGCAGAATGAGTAACAAGACGCGCTATTTAATCATCATGGTTTTGGGCGTTGTGATGAACCGGCTGCTTTATGTTCTTTCAATGCAGTTTAACCTGCCCTTCTGGCTGGATATGTCCGGCACGGTTTTAGCCGCCCTGCTGCTGGAACCGGCAGCGGGCCTTATCGTGGGGCTTGTGAATAATTTTGGCCTGGCGGTGTTTAACTACAGCAGCAGCTCGCTGATCTTTTATGCGGTCAGCGCGTCAGCCGCGCTGGTGGTGGGTGTGAACATGCGCCGGAACGGACAGCTCGACTGGAAGCGCACCCTTCCGACCATGGGGCTTCTGGTCTTAGTCACAGGGGTTTTATCCGCGCTGCTCAGTATCTGGCAGACCGGCGGAACCCTGACCCATCCGTGGGAGATTTATTTCTACAACCTGGCAATATCCGCAGGGATCCCCTGGGTGCTGGCATGCTTTATCGGCACCATGGTCATCAAGGTTTTTGATGTCATTGCCACTGCGGGGATCATCGCGGTGCTTTACCTTATTTTACCAAAGAGCCTCAAATATCCGCCGGAAACACCTTTGGAAAAAGAAAAGCTTTAAATAAAAGGCCGGGCCTCCTGAATTTTGATAGATTAAGAACGCCGTAAAGGGCGTTCTTTTTTTGTGCTTTTCAGGCTGTTGGCGTTGCAGGATTTAACAGGACAGAGGCTTCAAACAAATGGTGGTCGTAGTGGAAGCTTGAAAAACCATTGTATTTTTCGGTTATTCTGCAGACCGAATGGATGCCGATCCCCTCCGCGTCGCGTTTGGAGGACATAAAGGTGCCGTCCCTTTGGTTGATGTGATGGTCATAGCTGTTTTTTATGGAAATCACCACCGAGCCCTTACCCGAAACACCAAGCCTGACCGAAATGAAACGCTTTGTCCCGGTCTGGCGCATGCAGGCCTCCACGGCATTTTCAAACAGGTTGCCAAACACCACACAGAGGTCGCCCTCAGAAAAGAGCAGCGGATCGGGAAGGCTGATTTCAATGTCCAGCTCAATGGCGTTCTGGCGGGCCAGGGAAGCGTAATGCTGGGCGATGGCGTCGAGGGCGGCATGATCGCAGAGCGGAAGTGCACTGTTTGATTCCACCGACTCCAGGCAGGCGCTCAGGCAGTCGTCGATCTGGTCAAAGGCGTTGTTTTCAGCGTAGCCTTTGAGCAGAAGCAGGCTGTGCTTAAGATTGTGGCGCGCCTTTTCGGTTTCTTCAAGGTTATTTTTCAGGCGCTTATACTGTTCATGCTGCAGACCGGCCTGGTAATCCAATAGCTTCATCCTTTTGTGCAGCTCAGCAGTCCGCTGGTTTTCCTGAATCAGCCTCAAAATAACATAGTAGGTCAGAAAGGTTCCGATAAACCACACAAAGGGCAGCAGGTGGTGAGGAACCGGCGGAAGGCTTAAAGAACCAGGATAGATACAGAACCGGTACAGCAGGAAAAAGCAGACAGGCACCACCCACAGGTAACGCCAGTAAGACATACCGCCGGTTTCCAGAACCGTGGGCTTGATGACCTTCAGGGTGAAAAAGCCTACAAAGGGCAGCGTGGCCGCGAAAATTAAAAACTGAATAAAAGCCGACCACAGCGGGTGGGCTAGCAGAGAGGGTTTACAGAACAGCTGGCAGAAAAATGTCACAATATCCAGATAGTTTTTAATGATGAATACCACAAAAAAATTAAGAAAAAAGTTTTCCTTAACGCTTAACAGAAAAATCAGTCCAATGGTCACATTATACAACACACTGACAATGATCCGCGCATTTCCGGAATCGGGCATGGTGTCAAGGGTAAAAACAGCAGTATAGGTAATGATCGTGGAAAACAGGAGGATCGCAACCATCAGGATATTGATGCCGGTGCCAAAACGGAAATTTCCTTTAAAAACAGCCCGGTATAGGTAAAGAGTCGGTATGAGCTGAATCAGAGAAAGCAGGGTGGAAAAAGCTAATTGGTCCAAAACTAACCTCCGCAATTTACATAAGCTGGCTTCATTTTACCACAGAACAGAAGATTTTGTATAGAAAAATACATGGTGCGGGACGAAGAAAGCGGGCTTTGGACCGGGAGTCCTTTAAACGCCATAACATTAAAAGATGCCTTTGCCAGAAAGCCGGGCAGTCCCTATAGAAAAAAACAGAGTGAAAGTATAAAGATAAAAAGCAACAGGTTATTGCTTTTTAGTATAAATAGATTCATATAAAGTGTATGCTGACAAAAAAATAAAAATCGTAGAATACCATATTCTACGTCATTTTTTACTTTTTATGGATTCTATTATATCATTTATAAATTGCTATTACTAGCAAAATTCTAATTAATTTTTAGTAGGGAGGCATGATCATGAAAAGAACATTTTCAATATGGTCGGAATCAATTCGTCGTTTTTTTTCAAAACGGTCGGTAACGCTGGAGGCGTTCAGCCGTGAGTGGCTGAGGGAACGTCGAGACGAAGGAAAGATTAAGGAGTCCACGCTCACCAATTATCAGCGGATTATTGAACGCTATTTGTTGCCATCGCTGGGGCGTTACAGACTGGATGCTGTGACCAGTGAAGCCGTGCAGAATTTTGTGAAAAATCTGGAAAAAAAAGAGCTTAAAACGTCCACGATCCAGGGCGTTGCCGGCAGGCTGTCATCGATTATGGAGAAGGCGGTGGAAGCGGGATTGATTGATAAGAATCCCTGTGACCACATTGTTATCCAAAAACAGCAGCAGACAACCACAGGGAAGATTCTGACCATTGAGGACCAAAAAGAGCTGACAAACTGGCTTTTAGCCCATGAGCATAACCTGAGCCTGGCGGTACAGCTCGGCCTCTTCGCAGGGATGCGCATCGGAGAGATTGCAGCGCTGCAGTGGAAGGATATCGATTTGAAAAATGGTTTTATCCATATTCGCAGAAATGTTCAGAGAATAAAAAATCCTGGAACAGGACAGCGCAAAACCATTACCCAGATCGGTACGCCAAAGTCCCAAAAGGCCTTTCGCTCGATTCCCGTTACATCCATTTTAATGAAATCACTCCGGCGTTATGAAAAGAAAGGCATAAAACCAGAGGCTTTTGTCATCGCAAAAAAGAACGGCGCCGCCTACGACGTCAGAACCATACAACGCTATTTCAAAAAGATTATCACCGCGCTTCAATTGGACAACTACCGTTTTCATGACCTCCGGCATACCTTTGCAACCCGGGCGAAGGAAAGCGGAATGGACATTCAGATCATCAGTGAGATTTTGGGTCATTCGGAGACAGCCGTCACCATGAACATCTATCTGCACATTACAGACCTGCATAAAAAACAGGAAATGATACTTTTGGACAAGTTAAACGCTACAATATATGGAAAAGCGGCATAAATTGTCGTGAAATATGGTATTCTACGAACTTTTCATTTAAAAATATACCCTGTATTTTAAGGAATTACAATAAAGGTAGAGAGCATGCAAGCATTGATTAAGACTCAGTTTGAACGCTGTCCCGAAAGCGTTCGGCAGCATTGCCTGCGCACAGGCGGCTGGATGAAAAAAATATTGAAGGAATTAGGCCGTGAAGAGCTGCTTTCAATCTGGCAGTTGGAAGAAATGTCTCCGGTGGATTATCACGACATTGGAAAAGCGGATACAGAAGATACTTTTGGGCATTGTACAATGGGGGCGCAGTTTTTTAAAAATTTGTATGCGACAAAGGCGGCTTGTTTTACAGAACAGATCTTCTGCAGTATTGCCACAGACCTTTGCCGGTTCCACCATTTCCGCTATGACGGCAAGGACAATCCAAAAGAGATGAGCGGACAGGATATTCCCGTCATCGCCAGAGTTTGCGCGGTGGCGAACGCTTTTGACCATTTGCTGAAGTCCGGCAGACAGCCGGATGAGGCGTGCGCAGAGATTGAAAGCGGGAGCGGCACCCTGTATGACCCGTTGGTGGTACAGGCCCTTTGCATGATTACCATCAGGAAATGAAAAAGACAAAAGCTCTGTTGTGACAACAGAGCTTTTAATATGGTTAAAGTTCCTCAGCTGCCCCGGTTTTGTTTAGGATAATAACCGCGAGAATAACGACGGCAATCCCTAAAATCTGCGGTATTGATATAATCTGTCCAAAGATAAAATAACCGAGGATGGAGGCTGTTATGGGTGAAAAAGCATTCATCATATTGGTGATGGCCGGGTCGATTAGTGAAAAGGATTTAACCCAGACATAGGATGAAAGAATCTGTGTGAGCAGCCCGTAGGCGATGATGATCAATATAAGAAGCATGACATTTTCGGCCGAAGCAATCTGGCCAATGACTGCCCAGGGCGGACAGACAACCCAGTAGATCAGAGCGGCGCCCAGATTATAGTAGGTAATGACCACATCGTTGTCGATTTCATTATTCAAAGCCCACTTGATGATCAGGGCAACCGCACAGTTTGCAAACCAGTTTAACGCCATCCACAAAATGCCGGAAGGGGCAATAAAGGCGCCGGGCGAGAAAACATTTAAAACCAGCGCCAGGCCGATAATGGCCAGGCCCAGTGAGGCGACCTTTCCTTTGGTTATTTTATATTTAAAAATAAAGGAGGAAAGCAGCATCAATATAAAGACATGGGAAAATTCAAGGATCGAAAAGACACCAGTGCTCAGATAGTTGAGGGCCCGGGCGTAGGAATAGTAAAGCACCGCATTGGCAATGCCGCCGCCGACTAAAACAATCAGGATGCGCTTCCAGCCAATGTTAAAGGCTTTGGGATTTTTAATCAGCGTCTTAATCCCATAAAACAGAATAACAATCATTGGCCCCATGGAGGAGACCGCCACATCGTTTAGCCCCAGATTTTGGAGCAGGGCAATAAAAACCCCGAGCGTCCCCCATAAAACCCCCGCAATCCCGCCATAGATAATTCCCTTTGTAAAATTGCTTTTATTAACTTCGTTCATTTTATAATCTCCCTACATGATTAAGCTTAAAATAAAGGTTTCAAATTCCTTTTCCGTTGCGGTCATACAGTCCCGGACCAGTGTCTGGTACATTTCATCATACTCGGCTGCCAGGGCTTCGATTTTTTCTTTTTCTTCTAACATATGGTTAATCTCCTTAATATTTTCCGTATTCATTTACAAAATCAATCACGGCCTTCATTTTTTCGGCCGGTGCGTCTTTCAGGCTGAAGGCAGGCTTGTTAAAGCCAAAATAAAAGCGTTTGTTTGCCATGCCGATGTCCATGAGCTCGCGTGCTTTGTTCAGGCATTCCTCTGTAGAGTAGTTCGTCAGGTAGTCTAGAGGATAAGAACAGCAAACCATGTTTTTTGAGCCGAGGGTATCCAGGGTTTTTTTGAAATCCTGATGCTCAACAGCTAAAATAACCTTTCCTTCCGGAAGCTCGGAATAATAGTCAAAATAGCGGCCATCGGTGTAATCGCCCTGGAATTGCAGATAGAGGGCGTGCCCCTTTGCGGCCAGCGTGTCACAGACCCTTTTAAAGGTAGGCCAGAAGAATTTTTCAAAATGCTTTGGGCTGATCATCGGCGGCAGATGGACCCAGGAGCAGGCGCAGGAAACACTGTCGGTGTCTACGGGCAGGGTATTCTCCACATAGTCGATCATGACGGGTGTAAGGGCCTCGCAGGCGGCCTCCAGGTCACGCTTTCTCCGGCGAAGGTCCATTGAAATCTGCGTGATCCCCCGCAGATGGTCGCCCAGCAGGTCGAAGGGCGCATAAAACATGGTGCCATAGTAAATGGGAACACCCTTATCAAAGGTGAGGCTGTAGAGCTTATTATAAAAATCTGCAACCTGATTTTTTTCAAATAGCAGCGCCTGAGCGATCGCTGCAATGTCTCTGACGCTGTCTTTTCCAAGGGCGGTGTACATAGCGGGAAGAACCCTCTCAACAATACAGCGGACAGGGTCGCTGATCAGAGCAGGATAGTCGGTGTCACTCAGACTCATAACCTCAGGGTGCTGCATGGTTCCGTTTTTCCGGTTTTGAACCCATGCCCGGCTGCCCAGAAGCTCACTGCGCTGGGGCGGCAGCCAGCCCATGCCCAGATTGGCATCCATTTCAAATGTGTCTAAAAGCCTGCTGTATGCCTCGAGGATTTTCTCATAGTTCCAGGTAGCCTCCAGAAAATCAATTCCCGCATATTCGCAGGCATAGCTGATTTCAAAATCCAGGATCACCGGAACGCGATCCGCAGGCGCTCCGGCCATTGTTTTTTTTATGCGCTCAATTTTTTCGTTCATTTCTAAATTTCCTTTCAGGTTTTGTACATATACAATATTGTATGGTTACAATATATAGTATGCGTACAAATTTGTCAAGTCTTTTTTAAATTCTGCTTTTTTTTACTAAAAGTCATGCTATAATAAACATGAGGTGAATTATGGCAAACTATAAAAACGGAACAGAAACAAAAGCATCGCTTTACGACAGCGCGAAAAAGCTTTTTTACCTGAAGGGCTATAGCGCCACGACCATTAAAGATATTGTTACGGAGGCTGAATCTAAGCTTGGCTTGTTCACATATTATTTTGAGGGCAAGGAATCGGTGGCCATCAGTATTTTTAAGGATTTTGTCAATGATATCGCTTTGGTGCTTGAGGAGCCTTTAAAGGAATATGCGGAAAAAAATGATTATCTGCTCGTCGATATGATTGAGTACCGCGCTTATTTTGAATGCATTAACGCCAATGAGCAGATCAAACGGTTTTATCAGGATATCTCCATACTCGAAAGCTTTGCCGAAATGACCATTGACCTGAAGGATTATTTTATACAGACGCGCTTTGAGGATGGACTTAAGTTTGAAACCAGCGCGATGATTAAGGACAAGACCTATTTTGACGCCATCGCGTCACTGACATCGGGCATGGAAATTCAGTTTTTTAAGGATATATTGGGTAAAAAAATAGACATCGCCTATGGGGACGCGGTCGATATCTTTCTGACAGAGTATTATCGCTTTTTAGTGCTTGATAAAAAGCGGATTCAGGATAATCTCAGAAAATCGAGAAAGGCAGTGGAAACGCTGAACTTTGAAATTGGAGACTGCTTCAGCGTTGAGCTGACAGAGCTTAACCCATAAAAATAAGC contains:
- a CDS encoding ion transporter; amino-acid sequence: MREQIYKIVKKAEPGDVISKYYDIFIMVIAFISICPLMFKESNQLLVMIDTVTVYILFTDYIFNWMTYDYKIKKHSPWVFVAYPFTAWALIDLISILPSLGLLGAGFRILRVLRIFKVLYYSKTFSYVANVFKNERKTLGYVLIIALAYIFVSALAMFAYEPDTFDDFFEALYWATTALTTVGYGDVYPVTAVGRLISMISSLFGIAVIAMPAGVVTAGFMDEIGRAKELERLEKAKKEGKNLDEVIEQELEEQNE
- a CDS encoding GHKL domain-containing protein encodes the protein MDQLAFSTLLSLIQLIPTLYLYRAVFKGNFRFGTGINILMVAILLFSTIITYTAVFTLDTMPDSGNARIIVSVLYNVTIGLIFLLSVKENFFLNFFVVFIIKNYLDIVTFFCQLFCKPSLLAHPLWSAFIQFLIFAATLPFVGFFTLKVIKPTVLETGGMSYWRYLWVVPVCFFLLYRFCIYPGSLSLPPVPHHLLPFVWFIGTFLTYYVILRLIQENQRTAELHKRMKLLDYQAGLQHEQYKRLKNNLEETEKARHNLKHSLLLLKGYAENNAFDQIDDCLSACLESVESNSALPLCDHAALDAIAQHYASLARQNAIELDIEISLPDPLLFSEGDLCVVFGNLFENAVEACMRQTGTKRFISVRLGVSGKGSVVISIKNSYDHHINQRDGTFMSSKRDAEGIGIHSVCRITEKYNGFSSFHYDHHLFEASVLLNPATPTA
- a CDS encoding site-specific integrase — its product is MKRTFSIWSESIRRFFSKRSVTLEAFSREWLRERRDEGKIKESTLTNYQRIIERYLLPSLGRYRLDAVTSEAVQNFVKNLEKKELKTSTIQGVAGRLSSIMEKAVEAGLIDKNPCDHIVIQKQQQTTTGKILTIEDQKELTNWLLAHEHNLSLAVQLGLFAGMRIGEIAALQWKDIDLKNGFIHIRRNVQRIKNPGTGQRKTITQIGTPKSQKAFRSIPVTSILMKSLRRYEKKGIKPEAFVIAKKNGAAYDVRTIQRYFKKIITALQLDNYRFHDLRHTFATRAKESGMDIQIISEILGHSETAVTMNIYLHITDLHKKQEMILLDKLNATIYGKAA
- a CDS encoding HD domain-containing phosphohydrolase encodes the protein MQALIKTQFERCPESVRQHCLRTGGWMKKILKELGREELLSIWQLEEMSPVDYHDIGKADTEDTFGHCTMGAQFFKNLYATKAACFTEQIFCSIATDLCRFHHFRYDGKDNPKEMSGQDIPVIARVCAVANAFDHLLKSGRQPDEACAEIESGSGTLYDPLVVQALCMITIRK
- a CDS encoding DMT family transporter; its protein translation is MNEVNKSNFTKGIIYGGIAGVLWGTLGVFIALLQNLGLNDVAVSSMGPMIVILFYGIKTLIKNPKAFNIGWKRILIVLVGGGIANAVLYYSYARALNYLSTGVFSILEFSHVFILMLLSSFIFKYKITKGKVASLGLAIIGLALVLNVFSPGAFIAPSGILWMALNWFANCAVALIIKWALNNEIDNDVVITYYNLGAALIYWVVCPPWAVIGQIASAENVMLLILIIIAYGLLTQILSSYVWVKSFSLIDPAITNMMNAFSPITASILGYFIFGQIISIPQILGIAVVILAVIILNKTGAAEEL
- a CDS encoding uroporphyrinogen decarboxylase family protein, translated to MNEKIERIKKTMAGAPADRVPVILDFEISYACEYAGIDFLEATWNYEKILEAYSRLLDTFEMDANLGMGWLPPQRSELLGSRAWVQNRKNGTMQHPEVMSLSDTDYPALISDPVRCIVERVLPAMYTALGKDSVRDIAAIAQALLFEKNQVADFYNKLYSLTFDKGVPIYYGTMFYAPFDLLGDHLRGITQISMDLRRRKRDLEAACEALTPVMIDYVENTLPVDTDSVSCACSWVHLPPMISPKHFEKFFWPTFKRVCDTLAAKGHALYLQFQGDYTDGRYFDYYSELPEGKVILAVEHQDFKKTLDTLGSKNMVCCSYPLDYLTNYSTEECLNKARELMDIGMANKRFYFGFNKPAFSLKDAPAEKMKAVIDFVNEYGKY
- a CDS encoding TetR/AcrR family transcriptional regulator; the protein is MANYKNGTETKASLYDSAKKLFYLKGYSATTIKDIVTEAESKLGLFTYYFEGKESVAISIFKDFVNDIALVLEEPLKEYAEKNDYLLVDMIEYRAYFECINANEQIKRFYQDISILESFAEMTIDLKDYFIQTRFEDGLKFETSAMIKDKTYFDAIASLTSGMEIQFFKDILGKKIDIAYGDAVDIFLTEYYRFLVLDKKRIQDNLRKSRKAVETLNFEIGDCFSVELTELNP